In Micromonospora sp. NBC_01813, the following are encoded in one genomic region:
- a CDS encoding ABC transporter ATP-binding protein, with protein MLDVRGLRKVYEGRERQVEAVRDLTFTLDAGDLVCLVGPSGCGKTTLLKCMAGLLAPTSGEVRLRGQAITGPPPGMAVVFQEYGRSLFPWMSVRDNVELPLRQKRMPRGKRRELVDEALDAVGLGDTHSAYPWQLSGGMQQRVAIARAVAYQPDVLLMDEPFAAVDAQTRADLEDLIRQLWQRLGVTILFVTHDIDEAVYLGQRVLVLSSSPTVVQESLSIDLPHERDQLHTRADPRFTALRGHVYEQIQAAKRGQRPATAAGRH; from the coding sequence ATGCTCGATGTCCGCGGCCTGCGTAAGGTCTACGAAGGACGCGAACGCCAGGTCGAGGCGGTGCGCGACCTCACCTTCACCCTCGACGCCGGGGACCTGGTCTGCCTGGTCGGGCCCTCCGGCTGCGGCAAGACCACCCTGCTCAAGTGCATGGCCGGGCTGCTGGCGCCGACCTCCGGCGAGGTACGGCTGCGCGGGCAGGCGATCACCGGGCCGCCGCCCGGCATGGCGGTCGTCTTCCAGGAGTACGGGCGCAGCCTGTTCCCGTGGATGAGCGTGCGCGACAACGTGGAGCTGCCGCTGCGGCAGAAGCGGATGCCCCGGGGTAAGCGCCGGGAGCTGGTCGACGAGGCGCTCGACGCCGTCGGCCTCGGCGACACCCACAGCGCCTACCCGTGGCAGCTCTCCGGCGGCATGCAGCAGCGGGTGGCGATCGCCCGCGCTGTCGCGTACCAGCCGGATGTGCTGTTGATGGACGAGCCGTTCGCCGCGGTCGATGCCCAGACCCGCGCGGACCTGGAGGATCTCATCCGCCAGCTGTGGCAACGGCTCGGCGTCACCATCCTGTTCGTCACCCACGACATCGACGAGGCGGTCTACCTCGGGCAGCGGGTGCTCGTGCTGTCCTCGTCGCCGACGGTGGTGCAGGAGAGCCTGTCGATCGACCTGCCGCACGAGCGCGACCAACTGCACACCCGGGCCGACCCGCGGTTCACCGCGCTGCGCGGCCACGTGTACGAACAGATCCAGGCGGCCAAGCGGGGGCAGCGCCCGGCCACCGCCGCCGGCCGGCACTGA